Proteins encoded in a region of the Pseudomonas sp. PDNC002 genome:
- the ubiG gene encoding bifunctional 2-polyprenyl-6-hydroxyphenol methylase/3-demethylubiquinol 3-O-methyltransferase UbiG, with product MSNVDHAEIAKFEALAHRWWDRESEFKPLHDINPLRVNWIDERVSLAGKKVLDVGCGGGILSEAMAQRGATVTGIDMGEAPLAVAQLHQLESGVPVEYRRITAEELAEEMPEQFDVVTCLEMLEHVPDPASVIRACHKMVKPGGQVFFSTINRNPKAYLFAIVGAEYVMRLLPRGTHDFKKFIRPSELGAWSRDAGLAVKDIIGLTYNPLTKHYKLANDVDVNYMIQTLREE from the coding sequence ATGAGCAACGTCGACCACGCCGAGATCGCCAAATTCGAGGCCCTCGCCCACCGCTGGTGGGACCGCGAAAGCGAGTTCAAGCCCCTGCACGACATCAACCCGCTGCGGGTCAACTGGATCGACGAGCGCGTCAGCCTCGCCGGCAAGAAGGTGCTCGACGTCGGCTGCGGCGGCGGCATCCTCAGCGAAGCCATGGCCCAGCGCGGCGCCACCGTCACCGGCATCGACATGGGCGAAGCGCCCCTGGCCGTCGCCCAGCTGCACCAGCTGGAATCCGGCGTACCGGTGGAATACCGCCGCATCACCGCCGAAGAGCTGGCCGAGGAAATGCCCGAGCAGTTCGACGTGGTGACCTGCCTGGAAATGCTCGAGCACGTGCCCGACCCGGCCTCGGTGATCCGCGCCTGCCACAAGATGGTCAAGCCCGGCGGCCAGGTGTTCTTCTCCACCATCAACCGCAACCCGAAGGCCTACCTGTTCGCCATCGTCGGCGCGGAATACGTGATGCGCCTGCTGCCGCGCGGCACCCACGACTTCAAGAAGTTCATCCGCCCCTCCGAGCTCGGCGCCTGGTCGCGTGACGCGGGCCTGGCGGTCAAGGACATCATCGGCCTGACCTACAACCCGCTGACCAAGCACTACAAGCTGGCCAACGATGTCGACGTCAACTACATGATCCAGACCCTGCGGGAGGAGTGA
- a CDS encoding TRZ/ATZ family hydrolase, which translates to MPTAKALLDLLLFPTWIVPVEPAGVVLRDHGLGIRDGRIALLAPRAEAMRHPATETRELPGMLLSPGLINAHGHAAMSLFRGLADDLALMTWLQEHIWPAEAKWVSEDFVRDGTELAIAEQLKGGITCFSDMYFLPQVACEAVHKAGVRAQISVPVLDFPVPGARDADDAIRQGLALRDDLKHHPRIKVAFGPHAPYTVSDDKLENILMLAEELDAGIHMHVHETAFEVQQALEKHGERPLARLHRLGLLGPRFQAVHMTQVNDEDLARLVETNSSVVHCPESNLKLASGFCPVERLWQAGVNVAIGTDGAASNNDLDLLGETRTAALLAKAVAGQATALDAHRALRMATLNGARALGMEQETGSLELGKAADITAFDLSGLAQQPVYEPVSQLIYASGRDCVRHVWVGGKQLLEDGKLTRLDEERLIAVAGEWGRKIAGAR; encoded by the coding sequence ATGCCCACCGCCAAAGCCCTGCTCGACCTGCTGCTATTCCCCACCTGGATCGTCCCCGTGGAACCCGCCGGCGTCGTCCTGCGCGATCATGGCCTGGGCATCCGCGACGGCCGCATCGCCCTGCTTGCGCCGCGCGCCGAGGCGATGCGCCATCCAGCCACGGAAACCCGCGAGCTGCCGGGCATGCTGCTCTCCCCCGGCCTGATCAACGCCCACGGCCACGCGGCGATGAGCCTGTTCCGTGGCCTGGCCGATGATCTCGCGCTGATGACCTGGCTGCAGGAGCACATCTGGCCGGCCGAGGCCAAATGGGTCAGCGAGGACTTCGTCCGCGATGGCACCGAGCTGGCGATCGCCGAGCAACTCAAGGGCGGCATCACCTGCTTCTCTGACATGTATTTCCTGCCGCAGGTGGCCTGCGAGGCGGTACACAAGGCCGGAGTTCGCGCGCAGATCAGCGTGCCGGTGCTGGATTTCCCGGTCCCCGGCGCCCGCGATGCCGACGACGCCATCCGCCAAGGGCTGGCGCTGCGCGATGACCTCAAGCATCACCCGCGCATCAAGGTCGCCTTCGGCCCGCACGCGCCGTACACGGTCAGCGACGACAAGCTGGAAAACATCCTGATGCTCGCCGAGGAACTGGACGCCGGCATTCATATGCACGTCCACGAGACCGCCTTCGAGGTCCAGCAGGCGCTGGAGAAGCACGGCGAGCGCCCGCTGGCCCGCCTGCATCGCCTGGGCCTGCTCGGCCCGCGCTTCCAGGCCGTGCACATGACCCAGGTGAACGACGAGGACCTGGCCAGGCTGGTGGAAACCAACAGCTCGGTGGTGCACTGCCCCGAATCCAACCTCAAGCTGGCCAGCGGCTTCTGCCCCGTAGAGCGCTTGTGGCAGGCCGGCGTCAATGTCGCCATCGGCACCGACGGCGCGGCCAGCAACAATGACCTCGACCTGCTTGGCGAAACCCGCACCGCCGCCCTGTTGGCCAAGGCCGTGGCCGGCCAGGCCACCGCGCTGGATGCCCACCGCGCCCTGCGCATGGCCACCCTGAACGGCGCCCGCGCGCTGGGCATGGAGCAGGAGACCGGCAGCCTGGAGCTGGGCAAGGCCGCCGATATCACCGCCTTCGACCTTTCCGGACTGGCCCAGCAGCCGGTGTATGAGCCGGTTTCCCAGCTGATCTACGCCAGCGGCCGTGACTGCGTGCGCCACGTCTGGGTCGGCGGCAAGCAACTGCTCGAAGACGGCAAGCTCACCCGCCTGGACGAAGAGCGCCTGATCGCCGTAGCAGGCGAGTGGGGCCGGAAGATCGCCGGGGCCCGATAG
- the mtnA gene encoding S-methyl-5-thioribose-1-phosphate isomerase, giving the protein MRERLLAAERVTAIDWRKGTLRLLDQRLLPLEETWLSYETAEGVAEAIRQMVVRGAPAIGIAAAYGLALGLRARLAAGGDWRAALEEDFTVLAESRPTAVNLFWALNRMRDRLERLKPGEDPLPVLEAEAVAIHESDREANLTMAQLGVDLIRKHHGGPQKILTHCNTGALATGGFGTALGVLRAAHLEGLIERVYADETRPWLQGARLTAWELANEGVPVTLNADAAAAHLMKTESITWVIVGADRITANGDVANKIGTYQLAVNAMHHGVRFMVVAPSSTIDMGLESGEDIPIEERDGRELLEIGGKRIAADVDAYNPVFDVTPADLIDAIVTERGVVERPDTERMAQLMSRKRLH; this is encoded by the coding sequence ATGCGTGAGCGACTGTTGGCGGCCGAACGGGTCACGGCCATTGATTGGCGCAAGGGCACACTCCGACTGCTGGACCAGCGCCTGCTGCCGCTGGAGGAAACCTGGCTGTCCTACGAAACCGCCGAAGGCGTGGCCGAGGCCATCCGCCAGATGGTCGTGCGCGGTGCGCCGGCCATCGGTATCGCCGCTGCCTACGGCCTGGCACTCGGGCTGCGCGCCCGTCTGGCGGCTGGTGGCGACTGGCGCGCGGCGCTGGAAGAAGACTTCACCGTGCTGGCCGAATCGCGTCCCACCGCGGTCAACCTGTTCTGGGCGCTGAACCGCATGCGTGACCGCCTGGAGCGCCTGAAGCCGGGCGAAGACCCGCTGCCGGTACTGGAAGCCGAAGCCGTGGCGATCCACGAGAGCGACCGCGAGGCGAACCTGACCATGGCCCAGCTGGGCGTGGACCTGATCCGCAAGCATCACGGCGGCCCGCAGAAAATCCTCACCCACTGCAATACCGGCGCCCTCGCCACTGGCGGCTTCGGCACCGCGCTGGGCGTGCTGCGCGCGGCACACCTGGAAGGGCTGATCGAGCGTGTCTACGCCGACGAAACCCGCCCCTGGCTGCAAGGCGCGCGCCTCACCGCCTGGGAACTGGCCAACGAAGGCGTGCCGGTCACCCTGAACGCGGATGCCGCCGCCGCGCACCTGATGAAGACCGAAAGCATCACCTGGGTCATCGTCGGCGCCGACCGCATCACTGCCAACGGCGACGTGGCGAACAAGATCGGCACGTACCAGCTGGCGGTGAACGCCATGCACCACGGTGTGCGCTTCATGGTGGTGGCGCCCAGTTCGACCATCGACATGGGGCTGGAAAGCGGCGAGGACATCCCGATCGAGGAGCGCGACGGTCGCGAACTCCTGGAAATCGGCGGCAAACGTATCGCGGCTGACGTCGATGCCTACAACCCGGTGTTCGATGTGACTCCGGCGGACCTGATCGATGCCATCGTGACCGAGCGCGGCGTCGTCGAGCGTCCGGACACCGAGCGCATGGCCCAGCTGATGAGCCGCAAGCGCCTGCATTGA
- the gyrA gene encoding DNA gyrase subunit A has product MGELAKEILPVNIEDELRQSYLDYAMSVIVGRALPDARDGLKPVHRRVLYAMSELGNDWNKPYKKSARVVGDVIGKYHPHGDTAVYDTIVRMAQPFSLRYMLVDGQGNFGSVDGDNAAAMRYTEVRMSKLAHELLADLDKETVDWVPNYDGTEQIPAVMPTKIPNLLVNGSSGIAVGMATNIPPHNLTEVIDGCLALMDNPELSIDDLMQYIPGPDFPTAGIINGRAGIIEAYRTGRGRIYIRARATIEDMEKGGNRQQIIITELPYQLNKARLIEKIAELVKEKKIEGITELRDESDKDGMRVVIELRRGEVGEVVLNNLYAQTQLQSVFGINVVALVDGQPRTMNLKDMLEVFVRHRREVVTRRTVYELRKARERGHILEGQAVALSNIDPVIELIKTSPTPAEAKERLIATAWESSAVEAMVERAGADSCRPEDLDEQYGLREGKYYLSPEQAQAILELRLHRLTGLEHEKLLSEYQEILTLIGELIRILTNPERLMEVIREELEKVKAEFGDARRTEIVASQMDLTIADLITEEERVVTISHGGYAKSQPLAAYEAQRRGGKGKSASGVKDEDYIEHLLVANSHATLLLFSSKGKVYWLRTFEIPEASRTARGRPLVNLLPLDEGERITAMLQIDLEAVRAQFAGDESDDDDVVAEQVAEVVEAEEGEEGDDADFSQDEPTGAYIFMATMKGTVKKTPLIQFTKPRSNGLIALKLEEGDSLIAAAITDGSKDVMMFSDAGKVIRFKESKVRIMGRNARGVRGMRLAEGQRIISMLIPECREAQILSASERGYGKRTPLADYPRRGRGGQGVIAMVINERNGNLVGAVQVLDGEEIMLISDQGTLVRTRVDEVRGAGRNTQGVILIKLAADETVVGLERVQEPTVVEGEEIEGEIVDGEIVEGEVADENQEAGEVAAEEAPQASED; this is encoded by the coding sequence ATGGGCGAACTGGCCAAAGAAATCCTCCCGGTCAACATCGAAGACGAACTCCGACAGTCCTACCTCGATTACGCCATGAGCGTGATCGTCGGTCGTGCCCTGCCCGATGCACGCGATGGCTTGAAGCCCGTGCACCGCCGCGTCCTGTACGCCATGAGCGAACTGGGCAACGACTGGAACAAGCCCTACAAGAAATCCGCCCGTGTGGTCGGTGACGTGATCGGTAAGTACCACCCGCACGGCGACACCGCGGTGTACGACACCATCGTCCGTATGGCCCAGCCCTTCTCGCTGCGCTACATGCTGGTGGATGGCCAGGGCAACTTCGGTTCGGTGGACGGCGACAACGCCGCTGCCATGCGATACACCGAAGTGCGCATGTCCAAGCTGGCCCACGAACTGTTGGCCGACCTGGACAAGGAAACCGTCGACTGGGTGCCCAACTACGACGGCACCGAGCAGATCCCGGCGGTCATGCCGACCAAGATCCCGAACCTGCTGGTCAACGGTTCCAGCGGTATCGCCGTGGGCATGGCGACCAACATCCCGCCGCACAACCTCACCGAGGTGATCGACGGCTGCCTGGCGCTGATGGACAACCCCGAGCTGTCCATCGACGACCTGATGCAGTACATCCCCGGCCCGGACTTCCCGACCGCGGGCATCATCAACGGCCGTGCGGGCATCATCGAGGCCTATCGCACCGGTCGTGGCCGCATCTATATCCGTGCTCGCGCGACCATCGAGGACATGGAGAAGGGCGGCAACCGCCAGCAGATCATCATCACCGAGCTGCCCTACCAGCTGAACAAGGCTCGCCTGATCGAGAAGATCGCCGAGCTGGTGAAAGAGAAGAAGATCGAAGGCATCACCGAGCTGCGCGACGAATCCGACAAGGACGGCATGCGCGTCGTGATCGAGCTGCGCCGTGGCGAAGTGGGCGAGGTCGTGCTGAACAACCTCTACGCCCAGACCCAGCTGCAGAGCGTCTTCGGCATCAACGTGGTGGCCCTGGTCGATGGCCAGCCGCGCACGATGAACCTCAAGGACATGCTCGAGGTCTTCGTCCGCCACCGCCGTGAAGTGGTGACTCGCCGGACCGTCTACGAGCTGCGCAAGGCCCGCGAGCGCGGCCATATCCTCGAAGGTCAGGCCGTTGCCCTGTCGAACATCGACCCGGTGATTGAGCTGATCAAGACCTCGCCGACCCCGGCCGAGGCCAAGGAGCGCCTGATCGCCACCGCCTGGGAATCCAGCGCCGTGGAAGCCATGGTCGAGCGCGCCGGCGCCGATTCCTGCCGTCCGGAAGACCTGGACGAGCAGTACGGCCTGCGCGAAGGCAAGTATTACCTGTCGCCGGAACAGGCCCAGGCCATCCTGGAACTGCGCCTGCACCGCCTGACCGGCCTGGAGCACGAGAAGCTCCTGTCCGAGTACCAGGAAATCCTCACCCTGATCGGCGAGCTGATCCGCATCCTGACCAATCCCGAGCGCCTGATGGAAGTCATCCGCGAGGAGCTGGAGAAGGTCAAGGCAGAGTTCGGCGATGCCCGCCGCACCGAGATCGTCGCGTCGCAGATGGACCTGACCATCGCCGACCTGATCACCGAAGAAGAGCGCGTGGTCACCATCTCCCACGGCGGCTACGCCAAGTCCCAGCCGCTGGCCGCCTATGAGGCGCAGCGTCGTGGTGGCAAGGGCAAGTCGGCCAGTGGCGTGAAGGACGAGGACTACATCGAACACCTGCTGGTCGCCAACAGCCACGCCACCCTGCTGCTGTTCTCCAGCAAGGGCAAGGTCTACTGGCTGCGCACCTTCGAAATTCCGGAAGCCTCGCGTACCGCCCGTGGCCGTCCGCTGGTGAACCTGCTGCCGCTGGACGAAGGCGAGCGCATCACCGCGATGCTGCAGATCGACCTGGAAGCCGTGCGCGCCCAGTTCGCCGGTGACGAGAGCGACGATGACGACGTGGTCGCCGAGCAGGTCGCCGAAGTGGTGGAAGCCGAAGAAGGCGAAGAGGGCGACGACGCCGACTTCAGCCAGGACGAGCCGACCGGCGCGTACATCTTCATGGCCACCATGAAAGGCACCGTGAAGAAGACCCCGCTGATCCAGTTCACCAAGCCGCGCTCCAACGGCCTGATCGCCCTGAAGCTGGAAGAGGGCGACTCGCTGATCGCCGCCGCCATCACCGACGGTTCGAAGGACGTGATGATGTTCTCCGACGCCGGCAAGGTGATCCGCTTCAAGGAAAGCAAGGTGCGCATCATGGGCCGTAACGCCCGTGGCGTGCGCGGCATGCGCCTGGCCGAGGGCCAGCGCATCATCTCCATGCTGATCCCCGAATGCCGCGAAGCGCAGATCCTCAGCGCCTCCGAGCGCGGTTACGGCAAGCGCACCCCGCTGGCCGACTACCCGCGTCGCGGTCGTGGTGGCCAGGGCGTGATCGCCATGGTGATCAACGAGCGTAACGGCAACCTGGTAGGCGCCGTGCAGGTGCTGGACGGCGAGGAGATCATGCTGATCTCCGACCAGGGCACCCTGGTGCGTACCCGTGTCGACGAAGTTCGCGGCGCTGGCCGTAACACCCAGGGCGTGATCCTCATCAAGCTGGCCGCCGACGAAACCGTCGTAGGCCTGGAGCGGGTGCAGGAGCCGACCGTCGTCGAAGGCGAAGAGATCGAAGGCGAGATCGTCGACGGCGAGATCGTCGAAGGTGAAGTAGCGGACGAGAACCAAGAAGCAGGCGAAGTCGCGGCTGAAGAAGCCCCGCAAGCCAGCGAAGACTGA
- the serC gene encoding 3-phosphoserine/phosphohydroxythreonine transaminase produces MSKRAFNFCAGPAALPTEVLERARAELLDWQGKGLSVMEMSHRSDDYVAIAEKAEQDLRDLMAIPSNYKVLFLQGGASQQFAEIPLNLLPEDGVADYVETGIWSKKAIEEARRYGNVNVAASASKYDYFAIPGQNEWNLSKDAAYLHYASNETIGGLEFDWIPEVGDVPLVVDMSSDILSRPTDVSKFGLIYAGAQKNIGPSGLVVVIVREDLLGRARSICPTMLNYKVAADNGSMYNTPATYSWYLSGLVFQWLKEQGGVDAMEQRNRAKKDMLYGFIDSSDFYTNPIQPSARSWMNVPFRLADEKLDKAFLEGADARGLLNLKGHRSVGGMRASIYNALGLDAIEALVGYMAEFEKEHG; encoded by the coding sequence GTGAGCAAGCGAGCCTTTAACTTCTGCGCCGGTCCCGCGGCGCTTCCCACCGAGGTACTGGAGCGCGCCCGCGCCGAACTGCTGGATTGGCAGGGCAAGGGCCTGTCGGTCATGGAGATGAGCCACCGTAGCGATGACTACGTGGCCATCGCCGAGAAGGCCGAGCAGGACCTGCGCGACCTGATGGCGATCCCGTCGAACTACAAGGTGCTGTTCCTGCAGGGCGGCGCCAGCCAGCAGTTCGCCGAGATTCCGCTGAACCTGCTGCCCGAAGACGGCGTGGCGGACTACGTGGAAACCGGCATCTGGTCGAAGAAGGCCATCGAAGAGGCTCGCCGCTACGGCAACGTCAACGTCGCCGCCAGCGCATCCAAGTACGACTACTTCGCCATCCCCGGCCAGAACGAGTGGAACCTGTCCAAGGACGCGGCGTACCTGCACTACGCGTCCAACGAGACCATCGGCGGCCTGGAATTCGACTGGATTCCGGAAGTCGGTGACGTCCCGCTGGTGGTGGACATGTCCTCGGACATCCTCTCCCGCCCGACCGACGTGTCGAAATTCGGCCTGATCTACGCCGGCGCGCAGAAGAACATCGGCCCGTCCGGCCTGGTGGTGGTCATCGTTCGCGAAGACCTGCTGGGCCGCGCCCGCAGCATCTGCCCGACCATGCTCAACTACAAGGTCGCCGCCGATAACGGCTCCATGTACAACACCCCGGCAACCTACTCCTGGTACCTCTCCGGCCTGGTCTTCCAGTGGCTGAAGGAGCAGGGCGGTGTCGACGCCATGGAGCAGCGCAACCGCGCCAAGAAGGACATGCTGTACGGCTTCATCGACAGCAGCGACTTCTACACCAACCCGATCCAGCCCAGTGCCCGCTCCTGGATGAACGTGCCGTTCCGCCTGGCCGACGAGAAGCTCGACAAGGCCTTCCTCGAAGGCGCCGACGCGCGCGGCCTGCTCAACCTCAAAGGCCACCGTTCGGTGGGCGGCATGCGTGCCTCCATCTATAACGCCCTGGGCCTGGACGCCATCGAAGCCCTGGTTGGCTACATGGCCGAGTTCGAGAAGGAGCACGGCTGA
- the pheA gene encoding prephenate dehydratase, whose translation MSDADQLKALRVRIDSLDEKILELISERARCATDVARVKLASLPEGEKPVFYRPEREAWVLKHIMELNKGPLDNEEVARLFREIMSSCLALEQPLKVAYLGPEGTFTQAAALKHFGHAVISTPMAAIDEVFREVAAGAVNFGVVPVENSTEGAVNHTLDSFLEHDLVICGEVELRIHHHLLVGENTKTNNITRIYSHAQSLAQCRKWLDAHYPNVERVAVSSNADAAKRVKSEWNSAAIAGDMAASLYGLDKLHEKIEDRPDNSTRFLMIGNQEVPPTGDDKTSIIVSMRNKPGALHELLVPFHSNGVDLTRIETRPSRSGKWTYVFFIDFVGHHKDPLIKDVLEKINSEAVALKVLGSYPKAVL comes from the coding sequence ATGAGCGACGCTGACCAGCTCAAGGCTTTGCGCGTACGCATCGACAGCCTCGACGAGAAGATCCTCGAGCTGATCAGCGAACGCGCCCGCTGCGCCACCGACGTGGCGCGCGTGAAATTGGCCTCCCTGCCCGAAGGCGAGAAGCCGGTGTTCTACCGGCCCGAGCGCGAGGCCTGGGTGCTCAAGCACATCATGGAGCTGAACAAGGGTCCGCTGGATAACGAGGAAGTCGCTCGTCTGTTCCGCGAGATCATGTCCTCCTGCCTGGCCCTGGAGCAGCCGCTGAAAGTGGCCTACCTCGGCCCGGAAGGCACCTTCACCCAGGCCGCGGCGCTCAAGCACTTCGGTCATGCGGTGATCAGCACGCCGATGGCGGCCATCGACGAAGTGTTCCGCGAAGTTGCCGCCGGTGCGGTGAACTTCGGCGTGGTGCCGGTGGAAAACTCCACCGAGGGCGCGGTCAACCACACCCTCGACAGCTTCCTCGAACACGACCTGGTGATCTGTGGCGAGGTGGAACTGCGTATCCACCACCACCTGCTGGTGGGCGAGAACACCAAGACCAACAACATCACCCGCATCTATTCCCACGCCCAGTCCCTGGCCCAGTGCCGCAAGTGGCTGGACGCCCACTATCCGAACGTCGAACGCGTGGCGGTCTCCAGCAACGCCGACGCCGCCAAGCGGGTGAAGAGCGAGTGGAACAGTGCGGCCATCGCCGGCGACATGGCGGCCAGCCTGTATGGCCTGGACAAGCTGCACGAGAAGATCGAGGACCGCCCGGACAACTCCACGCGCTTCCTCATGATCGGCAACCAGGAAGTGCCGCCCACCGGCGACGACAAGACGTCCATCATCGTCTCCATGCGCAACAAGCCGGGTGCGCTGCACGAACTGCTGGTGCCGTTCCACAGCAACGGTGTCGACCTGACCCGTATCGAGACCCGTCCGTCGCGCAGCGGCAAGTGGACCTACGTGTTCTTCATCGACTTCGTCGGCCACCACAAGGACCCGCTGATCAAGGACGTGCTGGAAAAGATCAACAGCGAAGCCGTTGCCCTGAAGGTGCTGGGCTCGTACCCCAAAGCGGTCCTCTGA
- the hisC gene encoding histidinol-phosphate transaminase, translating into MSCDFLALAQPGVQKLSPYVPGKPVDELARELKLDPAGIVKLASNENPLGPSPKVLDAIRAELAELTRYPDGNGFELKSRLAARCGVETAQVTLGNGSNDILDLVARAYLAPGLNAVFSQYAFAVYPISTQAVGAQGKVVPAKDWGHDLEAMLAAIDGNTRVVFIANPNNPTGTWFGPDALERFLSQVPESVLVVLDEAYIEYAEGEELPDGLKYLARYPNLLVSRTFSKAYGLASLRVGYAISSAQVADVLNRVRQPFNVNSLALAAACAALDDAQYLAEGKRINDEGMVQLESGLRALDLQWIPSKGNFIAVDLKRDAGPIYQALLAEGVIVRPVGGYGMPQHLRISIGLPAENARFLEALAKVLARA; encoded by the coding sequence ATGTCGTGTGATTTCCTTGCCCTGGCCCAGCCGGGCGTGCAGAAGCTTTCCCCCTATGTGCCGGGCAAGCCGGTCGATGAACTGGCCCGCGAGCTGAAGCTCGACCCCGCCGGCATCGTCAAGCTGGCCAGCAACGAGAACCCGCTGGGCCCGAGCCCGAAGGTCCTCGACGCCATCCGCGCCGAACTGGCCGAACTGACCCGCTACCCCGACGGCAACGGCTTCGAGCTGAAGTCCCGCCTGGCCGCCCGTTGCGGCGTCGAGACCGCGCAGGTCACTCTGGGCAACGGCTCCAACGACATCCTCGATCTGGTTGCCCGCGCCTACCTCGCGCCCGGCCTGAACGCCGTGTTCAGCCAGTACGCCTTCGCCGTCTACCCGATCTCCACCCAGGCTGTTGGTGCCCAGGGCAAGGTCGTGCCGGCGAAAGACTGGGGGCATGACCTGGAAGCCATGCTGGCGGCCATCGACGGCAACACCCGCGTGGTCTTCATCGCCAACCCGAACAACCCCACCGGTACCTGGTTCGGCCCGGATGCGCTGGAGCGCTTCCTATCGCAGGTGCCGGAGAGCGTCCTGGTGGTGCTCGACGAGGCCTACATCGAGTACGCCGAAGGCGAGGAACTGCCCGACGGCCTGAAATATCTGGCCCGTTACCCGAACCTGCTGGTCTCGCGCACTTTCTCCAAGGCCTATGGCCTGGCGTCACTGCGCGTGGGCTACGCGATCTCCTCGGCGCAGGTCGCCGACGTGCTCAACCGCGTGCGCCAGCCGTTCAACGTCAACAGCCTGGCCCTGGCCGCCGCTTGTGCCGCACTGGATGACGCGCAGTACCTGGCCGAAGGCAAGCGCATCAACGACGAAGGCATGGTCCAGCTGGAAAGCGGCCTGCGTGCCCTCGACTTGCAATGGATTCCCTCCAAGGGCAACTTCATCGCCGTGGACCTCAAGCGCGACGCTGGTCCGATCTACCAGGCTCTGCTCGCCGAAGGCGTAATCGTCCGTCCGGTGGGCGGCTACGGTATGCCGCAGCACCTGCGTATCTCCATCGGCCTGCCGGCCGAGAACGCCCGCTTCCTCGAAGCGCTGGCCAAGGTGCTCGCCCGTGCCTGA